Proteins encoded in a region of the Massilia sp. UMI-21 genome:
- a CDS encoding aldehyde dehydrogenase (NADP(+)) — MQITGEMIIGSQLVRGSAGEVLAYNPSTREEFGPGFGQALGADVERACALAAQAFDPYRALPLEQRARFLEAIAEQVLAIGPVLIERAQQETGLPQARLEGERMRTVNQLRLFAKVVRDGRFLGATIDSALPERTPPRPDLRLAKIGLGPVVVFGASNFPLAFSVAGGDTASSLAAGCPVIVKAHGAHLGTSELVGRAVQRAAIECGMPEGVFSMIFGDGRTIGQQLVSHPAIKAVGFTGSRGGGTALMRTAASRPEPIPVYAEMSSVNPMFLLPAALEEGGAALANGFVDSLTLGVGQFCTNPGLVFAVKGAALDAFTAAATTALAGKGAGTMLTAGIHDAYNSGIGRMTSASGVRLVAQGGVDGIGCAAQAALYQCEAADFLANPDLQDEVFGPAALIVRFDSAELLLQAAEQLHGQLTATVHVAPNDHPLAARLLPILERKAGRVLFNGFPTGVEVSHAMVHGGPFPATSDSRSTSVGASAIDRFLRPVCYQNVPEGLLPEALRDDNPLRLARVLDGDLKVVA; from the coding sequence ATGCAGATCACTGGCGAAATGATCATCGGCAGCCAACTCGTCCGCGGCAGCGCGGGCGAGGTGCTGGCCTACAACCCGTCCACCCGCGAAGAGTTCGGGCCAGGCTTCGGCCAGGCGCTGGGTGCCGATGTGGAACGTGCCTGCGCACTCGCTGCGCAGGCCTTCGATCCCTACCGCGCACTGCCGCTGGAGCAGCGCGCGCGCTTCCTGGAAGCGATCGCCGAGCAGGTGCTGGCCATCGGTCCGGTCCTCATCGAGCGCGCCCAGCAGGAAACCGGCCTGCCGCAAGCCCGCCTCGAGGGCGAGCGCATGCGCACCGTGAACCAGCTGCGCCTGTTCGCCAAAGTGGTGCGCGACGGCCGCTTCCTCGGCGCGACCATCGACAGCGCGCTGCCCGAGCGCACCCCGCCGCGTCCCGACCTGCGCCTGGCCAAAATCGGCCTCGGCCCGGTGGTGGTGTTCGGCGCCAGTAACTTCCCGCTGGCCTTCTCGGTCGCGGGCGGCGACACCGCATCCAGCCTGGCGGCAGGCTGCCCGGTCATCGTCAAGGCCCACGGCGCCCACCTCGGCACCTCGGAACTGGTCGGCCGCGCCGTCCAGCGCGCCGCCATCGAGTGCGGCATGCCGGAAGGCGTGTTCTCGATGATCTTCGGCGATGGCCGTACCATCGGCCAGCAGCTGGTCAGCCACCCGGCCATCAAGGCGGTCGGCTTCACCGGTTCGCGCGGCGGCGGCACCGCGCTGATGCGTACCGCGGCAAGCCGCCCGGAACCGATCCCGGTCTACGCCGAGATGAGCAGCGTGAATCCGATGTTCCTGCTCCCGGCAGCGCTGGAAGAGGGCGGCGCCGCATTGGCGAACGGCTTCGTCGATTCGCTGACCCTGGGCGTCGGCCAGTTCTGCACCAACCCGGGCCTGGTGTTCGCGGTCAAGGGCGCGGCGCTGGACGCCTTCACCGCGGCGGCCACCACGGCGCTGGCAGGCAAGGGCGCCGGCACCATGCTGACCGCGGGCATCCACGATGCCTATAACAGCGGCATAGGACGAATGACAAGCGCCAGCGGCGTGCGCCTCGTGGCGCAGGGCGGCGTCGATGGTATCGGCTGCGCCGCCCAGGCCGCGCTGTACCAGTGCGAGGCGGCCGACTTCCTGGCCAACCCGGACCTGCAGGACGAGGTCTTCGGCCCGGCCGCGCTGATCGTGCGCTTCGACAGCGCCGAGCTGCTGCTGCAGGCAGCCGAGCAGCTGCATGGCCAGCTGACCGCCACCGTGCATGTGGCGCCAAACGACCATCCGCTGGCCGCACGCCTGCTGCCGATCCTGGAGCGCAAGGCCGGCCGCGTGCTGTTCAACGGCTTCCCGACCGGGGTCGAGGTGTCGCACGCGATGGTCCATGGCGGTCCGTTCCCGGCCACCAGCGACAGCCGCAGCACCTCGGTGGGCGCGAGCGCGATCGACCGCTTCCTGCGTCCGGTGTGCTACCAGAACGTGCCCGAAGGCTTGCTGCCGGAGGCGCTTCGCGACGACAATCCACTGCGCCTTGCACGCGTGCTGGATGGCGACCTGAAGGTGGTAGCGTAA
- the kdgD gene encoding 5-dehydro-4-deoxyglucarate dehydratase, with translation MQPLELQKVLSHGLLSFPITDFDAQGEFNPAGYRERLEWLAPYGATALFAAGGTGEYFSLHGEEYGQIVKTAVDTCAGTGVAILAGCGGPTRAAIAHAQEAERQGAQGLLLLPHYLTEASQDGLIDHVEAVCRSVKIGVVVYNRAACRLTPDSLAKLADRCPNLIGFKDGIGDIELMVAIWRKMGDRFSYLGGLPTAEVYAGAYKALGTPVYSSAVFNFVPQLAMDFYHATAAGDTATTNRLIDEFFLPYLEIRNRKAGYAVSIIKAGARLVGHGAGPVRPPLTDLTAAEDEMLLALIQKQKNAV, from the coding sequence ATGCAACCCCTCGAACTACAAAAAGTCCTGTCGCACGGCCTGCTGTCCTTCCCGATCACCGACTTCGACGCCCAGGGTGAATTCAACCCGGCCGGCTACCGCGAGCGCCTCGAGTGGCTGGCTCCCTACGGCGCGACCGCGCTGTTCGCCGCCGGCGGCACCGGCGAATACTTCTCGCTGCATGGCGAGGAATACGGCCAGATCGTCAAGACCGCGGTCGACACCTGCGCCGGCACCGGCGTTGCGATCCTGGCAGGCTGCGGCGGCCCGACCCGCGCCGCCATCGCCCACGCACAGGAAGCCGAGCGCCAGGGCGCCCAGGGCCTGCTGCTGCTGCCGCACTACCTGACCGAAGCCAGCCAGGACGGCCTGATCGACCACGTCGAAGCGGTGTGCCGCTCCGTGAAGATCGGCGTCGTGGTCTACAACCGCGCCGCCTGCCGCCTGACCCCGGATTCGCTGGCCAAGCTGGCCGACCGCTGCCCGAACCTGATCGGCTTCAAGGACGGCATCGGCGACATCGAGCTGATGGTCGCGATCTGGCGCAAGATGGGCGACCGCTTCAGCTACCTGGGCGGCCTGCCGACCGCGGAAGTGTACGCCGGCGCCTACAAGGCACTGGGCACCCCGGTGTACTCGTCGGCCGTGTTCAACTTCGTGCCGCAGCTGGCGATGGACTTCTACCACGCCACCGCCGCCGGCGACACCGCCACCACCAACCGCCTGATCGACGAGTTCTTCCTGCCCTACCTGGAGATCCGCAACCGCAAGGCCGGCTACGCCGTCAGCATCATTAAGGCCGGCGCCCGCCTGGTCGGCCATGGCGCCGGTCCGGTGCGTCCGCCGCTGACCGACCTGACCGCGGCGGAAGACGAGATGCTGCTGGCCCTGATCCAGAAACAGAAGAACGCGGTGTGA
- a CDS encoding FadR family transcriptional regulator produces MIPSQRKPRNLAQGVVEQISGSIRQGLLKPGEKLPTESSMMAQHGVSRTVVREAISHLQASGLVQTRHGIGTFVLERPQAGLAIDAESILTLRDVLSILELRIGVETETAGLAAARRSDDQVQELGAALGEMHEAMAVGRSAAEADKRFHLLIAQATGNRYFVDILTQLGNAIIPRARLNTVALEQDKPANFNERVSREHDDIFRAIERRDPEAARAAMRTHLSNSRERLVQAQRRIESMIN; encoded by the coding sequence ATGATCCCTTCGCAGCGCAAACCCCGCAACCTGGCGCAGGGCGTCGTCGAGCAGATCAGCGGCAGCATCCGCCAGGGACTGCTCAAGCCCGGCGAAAAACTGCCGACCGAATCGTCGATGATGGCCCAGCATGGGGTCAGCCGCACGGTGGTGCGGGAAGCCATTTCGCACCTGCAGGCATCCGGGCTGGTGCAGACGCGCCACGGCATCGGCACCTTCGTGCTGGAGCGCCCGCAGGCCGGGCTGGCGATCGATGCCGAAAGCATCCTGACCCTGCGCGACGTGCTGTCGATCCTGGAGCTGCGCATCGGCGTCGAGACCGAGACCGCCGGCCTGGCCGCCGCGCGCCGCAGCGACGACCAGGTGCAGGAGCTGGGTGCGGCGCTGGGCGAGATGCACGAGGCGATGGCGGTCGGCAGGTCGGCGGCCGAGGCCGACAAGCGCTTCCACCTGCTCATCGCCCAGGCCACCGGCAACCGCTATTTCGTCGACATCCTCACCCAGCTCGGCAACGCGATCATCCCGCGGGCGCGCCTGAACACGGTGGCGCTGGAGCAGGACAAGCCCGCCAATTTCAACGAGCGCGTCAGCCGCGAGCACGACGACATCTTCCGCGCCATCGAGCGCCGCGATCCCGAGGCCGCACGCGCGGCCATGCGCACCCACCTGTCGAACAGCCGCGAGCGGCTGGTGCAGGCGCAGCGCCGGATCGAATCGATGATCAATTAA
- a CDS encoding rhamnogalacturonan acetylesterase translates to MPAINHPFVCALPLLFALQANAAPALPDRVILVGDSTMASTTGYGDALCARLTPETACHNLARGGRSSGSFRAEKRWDEVMELLRDGAGFRKTYVLIQFGHNDQPGKPGRSTDYVSEFPANMTRYVLDARSLGGVPVLVTPLTRRSFKNGYVHNDLAPWAGTVRAIARSTKAPLVDLNALSLAAVQALGPKEADKLARDGANFDYTHLGPLGAERFSSIVASELVRQVPALSASMRSAR, encoded by the coding sequence ATGCCAGCTATCAACCACCCCTTCGTCTGCGCCCTTCCCCTGCTGTTCGCCCTCCAGGCCAATGCGGCGCCCGCCCTGCCCGACCGCGTGATCCTGGTCGGCGACTCGACCATGGCCAGTACCACCGGCTACGGCGACGCCCTGTGCGCGCGCCTGACGCCGGAAACCGCCTGCCACAACCTGGCGCGCGGCGGCCGCAGTTCGGGCAGCTTCCGCGCCGAGAAGCGCTGGGATGAAGTCATGGAATTGCTGCGCGACGGCGCCGGTTTTCGCAAGACCTATGTGCTGATCCAGTTCGGGCACAACGACCAGCCGGGCAAGCCAGGACGCTCCACCGATTATGTCTCGGAATTCCCGGCCAACATGACACGCTACGTGCTCGATGCGCGTTCGCTCGGCGGCGTGCCGGTGCTGGTCACGCCCCTGACCCGCCGCAGCTTCAAGAATGGCTACGTGCACAACGACCTCGCGCCCTGGGCCGGCACGGTGCGCGCGATCGCGCGCAGCACGAAAGCGCCGCTGGTCGACCTGAACGCACTGTCGCTGGCGGCGGTGCAAGCGCTGGGTCCCAAGGAGGCAGACAAGCTGGCGCGCGACGGGGCCAACTTCGATTACACCCACCTGGGCCCGTTGGGGGCCGAGCGCTTTTCAAGCATCGTGGCCAGCGAACTGGTGCGCCAGGTGCCGGCCCTGTCCGCGTCGATGCGGAGCGCGCGGTGA